Genomic segment of Nostoc sp. TCL240-02:
AAAAATAGTCCTAGATTATTACCTTTAGTGTCGTACTATAACGTTGATATTAAACCCATTAACCGAATCCAAAATATGATATGTTTGGATTTGCAGAATGAAGCATTTCTTCAATATTATATTCCACCTGCAAAAAGCATCGGTAGGAATATTAAAAGAGGGTTTAGAGTTTATCATCTGATTGGAAAAACGTATTCAAAAAACTCAATTACGACATCTGAAATTATTGATCATCCCATTACAAGTTTACATTTGAGTACATTAACTCAAAATGTTTTAAAGATCAGTAATAATAGTCAATCGTCTTTGCTACAAAAAGTGGCAAAGGTATTAATTGAAAATTGAGAAATAGATTGACAAAACTTTTGCTGTTTTTGTGGTTATGATATTGAGCTATATCTTAGACATTGCATAACTAACACTCGAATTAATCTGTTAAAAACTTAATCTTTCCACGTTTGTGTAAGAGTTTTATACCTTTATTCATTAGAAAATTAATTTTATAATGCTAAAAATCTCTAACCTTAACGTTTACTACGGTGAAAGCCACATTCTCCGCAATGTAGATTTAAGCGTACCATCGGGGCAAATGGTTTGCCTAATCGGACGCAATGGCGTAGGTAAAACCACCCTACTCAAAACAATTATGGGTTTACTCAAACCCCGCAGTGGTACTATTAACTTAGCTGAAGATTTAATAAACTCAAAATCTCCCGATCAAAGAGCAAAATTAGGAATCGGTTATGTCCCCCAAGGAAGAGAAATTATCCCCCGGTTGACAGTCAAAGAAAATCTGCTGCTGGGGTTGGAAGCTAGAAAGAAACCAGTAAAAAAAGCAGAAATTCCAGAGGAAGTTTTTAGCTTATTCCCGGTGTTAAAAACCATGCTGGCGCGGATGGGTGGTGATTTAAGTGGTGGACAACAGCAACAATTAGCGATCGCACGTGCTTTAATGGGAGAGCCTCAATTACTCGTCTTAGATGAACCGACTGAAGGCATTCAACCCTCAATCATCCTCGAAATTGAAGCCGCAGTCCGTCGCATTGTCGAAACCACAGGTATTTCGGTTTTATTAGTAGAGCAACATTTGCACTTTGTTCGTCAGGCAGATTATTATTACGCCATGCAAAAAGGCGGTATTGTCGCCTCCGGTTCCACATCTGAACTCAGCCAAGATGTGATTCAGCGCTTTTTAGCTGTTTAATTTGGGAGATGTCTATATCAATTGTGTCAGAAGCAATCAAGTCTGCTGCTTCTTGTAAAAGCTCATGCTGTTCCTTTTGAATTGCTTCTAAGCGATGAGAAATTTCTACTAATCGTTGTTTTTTATTTGGTTGAAAACTTTCAGGTAACAAAGCTGGCAGTTTATCAGTTGTTTTAGTAGCCGTAAATTGTTGAACAGCAAAACTACCGACTTTAGTTAAGGATAAAAAACTAACTTTAATCAAAGCCTGAAGCAATTTTAACGGAACTTGGAGTATTGACCAACTAGCTGTTTCAATTAAGCGGACAATTGCTTTGATGATGCTCCAAAGTAGGGCAAGTGCAAATAAAAAAATCACTATACTAATAATTGGGTGATTAGTCGCCCAACCTAGTATTTGAACTAACCTAAAAAATATCGGGTGTTGTGTCAGCCAATCACTTACAGAAGATGCCATTACATCTTTAACTGCTCCCGATGTTGTACTTTTAAATTTCTCAGCAGTTTGCCAAGTTTGTTCTAAGCTTGTCGTAACTGTATCAGTCGTTGTAGTTGCTGTTGCCTTCAAAGACTCCCCAACTTGTTGTGCTGAGTTACTTAGAGAGTTAACATTCTCACCGACAAAATCTTTCACATTTTGTAAGCGTTGCAAAACTTCGTTAGGCAAATGTATGTCTATTTGGGATGCCATAAAACATTTCACCGAGGTTGAAATCTAACCCGCAACCCATCTTTAGGGCGATTAGTGGGAACAGCAACTACTTCTAAACTTTGATTGGGTAATATCTCCCAATGATAACTACGTAGAAGATGAGCAGCAACAATCTTCATTTCCATTTTGGCAAAAGCTATGCCAATACAAATGCGTGGGCCACCGCCAAAACCAACTAAACTAAAAGGATATTTTTTGTGTTCTTGCCGTTGAGGACTAAAACGGTCTGGGTCAAAGAGTTCTGGCTCAGAATAGATTTCTTCAATTTGGTGAGTAACTCCAATTGAGTAGTATAACTGCCAACCAGTAGGTACGTGATAACCATTCAATTCAAAGTCTTTAATCACACCACGAAACCCACCTCCGACAGGTTGATGCAATCTTTCAACTTCCCACAAGACCTGCTCTAAATAGGGCATTTTACCCAATTGTTCTAAATCTAAATCACCTTGACTTGCAAGTTGCAATTGTTCAACTCTTGCTTTTTCGAGTACTTCTGGATGACGGGCTAACTCTGTACATAACCAAGTCAGCATCGAAGTAGTAGTTTCATGTCCAGCGAAGAGTAACAGCACCGCTTGGGCAATGATTTCTTTTTCACTTAGGCTGTTACCGTCTTCATCCTTAGCTTTGATTAACAGGCTGATGGTATCTTGAGTTGGGTTTTGCTGACGTTCTCTGACAACTTGAGTTAGATGCTCTAAAATCTGATTACGCGCGGCTATAGCTTTACCAAATGTAGTAAATGGTAATGGCAACGGATTAATAGCAAACAGCCCATTCGTCAAAGTTGTAAATAACTGGCTGAGGCGCACACATTCCGGCCCAGGACGCGTACCCAACAATAATTGACTAGCAATATCAAATGTCAACTGTTTAAACTCTTGGAACCAAGTAAACTCCTGTTTTTTCTCCCACTTCTGGAGATAGCCGCGCGTAATATCTTCCATTGTGGAGAAATAATTCGCCAATGCTGGGCCGTGCAACGCCGGCATCATCAAGCGGCGGTTTCTGCGGTGTTCCTCTCCATCTTGCAGAAAAAGTGATTCACCGAGTAATGTCTTGAAATTATCAGGCCATCCCTCGCGCCAAGAAAAATTCTCGATATGGCTTGACAAAACGAACTCTAATGCCTCCGTCCCTGCCATTACCACAGTCGGTCTGCCAAGAAGATGGGTTTTGAAGATGGGCCCATACTGGCGATAGCGCTTTTTGGCAAAATCGCGGTCGAAAACAAAGGAGAGTGTTTCACCTAATACAGGCAAACCAAAGCTTCCAGGAGGAATTTGATTAGTTTTCATATCTCTCTAACTCGAAGCACTAGTATAAAACCGCAACGCAAACCGCCAAAACCAAGTAGAAGCGAAAAACAAGGCTAATGCTAATATTGCCGCACCTATCAACCAGGTAATTTCACTCCGACCCAACAGCGCTTGGGCTGGTACAGTAGTTAAAAAAGCTACTGGCATCACAAAAGTGAAGAAAAAACGGTAAGCTGTGGGATATGCAGCTATGGGATATCGTCCAGCTTCCAAGAAACCACGCAACACTTCAGTAACGTTGTATATTTTGACAAACCAGATACTCATTGAACCCAGCATAAACCACAGGCTGTATAAAATCACAAAGCTGAACAATAACGGCAGCACACCAAGTAGATAGCCGTTTATCCCTACACCAAGGCGTTTACCTGCATAGCCAATGATAATACTACCAAAAATTAGATCCGGCAGTCCCCAAGGTGAAAGGGTATGAGTGGAAAGCCAAAACTGGCTGCGGATAGGTTTTAATAATATAAAGTCCAAAGTGCCTTCTTGGACATGACGGACAATGCGATTCAAGTTAGACGCTAGAAAAGTCGCAGAAAATCCTTGTAGTAAGGTAAAAATTCCTAGCACTGTTAAAGCTGCTTCCCATGACCAGCCACTAAAAGTATAGCCAGTGCGGTAAAACAAGAATAATCCAAAGAGGCTACCCGCAAGATTTCCCAAGCTGGTGAGGGTAGCGACGAAAAAATTAATCCGATACTCTAATTCAGATGCGATCGCAGCACCCCAAAATAGTCTTAGTACTTTCAAATATCTTTGCATCTTGCACCCATAATCCAAAATGTGCCATCTGTCACTAAAATTCCCAAGATTACACAAGAACTTCACGTAAATTTAATATTACTTTTTATTCAGGAAAATTGCTAAACGTTAAGATGTGGTGGATATATTGTTGAAAACTAAAAAATTCTAATGCATTTAAATTTACCAGACCTAATTACAAAAATTGGCTACTTTGGGGTATGGGCAATTATCTTTGCTGAATCTGGCTTGCTAATTGGTTTTTTTCTGCCAGGAGATAGTTTGCTATTTACTGCTGGATTTCTCGCATCTCTTCCGAAATCAGGGTTTAACATTTGGGTTCTGATTTTTGGTGCTTTTGTTTGTGCAGTCCTTGGTGATAATGTTGGCTACGCTACAGGACATAAATTTGGCAGAAAATTATTTCAGAAAGAAGATTCATGGTTGTTTCATAAAAAACACTTGGTAAAAACCCAGGATTTTTATCATAAACATGGCAAAAAGACACTAGTTTTGGCCAGGTTTACACCGATTATTCGCACTTTTGCGCCGATTGTGGCTGGACTTGGTGCGATGCATTACCGAACATTTATGTCTTACAACTTAATTGGTGGCTTTCTTTGGACATTCGGCATTACCCTGTTAGGGTTTTTCTTAGGAAAATCTCTGCCACCTGAACAGGTAGATAAGTATTTGTTACCAATTATTGGAGCAATTATAGTTATTTCTTTAATGCCATCGATGATTCATGTAATACAAGAAAATCGAGCAAATAAAAGTTAAAATATTTTTCGTAATTTATGGAGATTGGAATAAATTAATTTTGAATTTGGAACCAAGCGACATGACTTACTTAAATATTAACCTCTATCTATTAATAGAAAATCTCCTCTTTTTTGTAATTGCCACACTTTTTATTGTGGTTGTGAACTGGGGGTGGAAACACACAAAGCCTTATACTCTACCTTTACCATTTCCCGGTTGGTATAAAATCTGGTTTGGCTCAGTGCAACTGCTAGGAGGATTACTGCCCTTAATAGTCATGCTATTGTGGGGTGTATGGTGGGGTGATCGCACTGTGTTGACTGTACTTGGTTGGTATTTTATTATATTAGGGTTGCAAATTATCTCTGAGATAGTAACACTCAGGCAGTTGCAAAATGTAGTGTGGGTAATGGTTCCTTATATATACTTGCCTTACCGCTTCTGGCAATTATACGAAGGTTTGACACTTTTGAATTCCAAAAGTGAGTTGGTATGGGTACGATATTTATTGATTTTTGAATTACTGTTGTGGATTGTTAACTACGTTATAGATGTGTCTCAATTGCCACGGCTGTTTCGCTGGGAAGTAGAATCAAACTCTGATCTTAGTTAAGGATTAATCGCAGAATTAGCCATTTTTATCAAAGAAGTGCGATCGCCTGCTTTCAACCCTACAACATATTGGACACCTTGTTGTCTCCAAGTCAAGGTAGCATCTGAGCAATTAGCACCACAAGTAAAATCCACAAAATAGCCAGTAATACCCTTAGCTAAAGATACAGCTTTACCATTCAGGCGGGGGGTTTTGCGGGTTACTGCTTCAGCAGAAATCCCACCCAGACGACAAGCAGTTCCACCACTACAATCAGGACTAAAACCTAATAAAATCTCGTAGTTTTTTTGTGTAGCAGCTTCTATAATTGCGTAAATTGGATTTTCCCCATCCGATTCGGGAATAAACTTCGGCAATAAAATCTTAATTTGAGTCTTTTGCTTTAATTTAGGCAAAATAGATTTAAAAACTGAGTGTACCTGGGTTTTACCCTGGCTTTGTGCTATTACTTGGGACTGGTTGTTTGTATTGGCTATGGCTGAATTGTGAAAGCTACTAACGCTGACTAGTAAAAATAAGCCACACACAGCACTGATATTTTTGAAGCTTAAAATCATCTTTGAAAACCTATTTTATTTAAAAAAGGAGTTAGGAATAAATAACTCCTAACTCTTGTAGAGACGCGATTAATTGCGTCTCTACTTTTTACACAGTACAACTCAACTCGCCGGCTTTTTGGCTAAAGCGGTGATTTTCCCGATAATCTACGGGACAATCTATCACGGCGGGTACATCTTGAGCGAGGGCTTCTTTCAAAGTGGGAATCAAATCTAAAGCCGATTCAACTCGGTAGCCTTTTAAACCCATACTTTCAGCGTATTTCACAAAATCAGGATTGCTAAAATGCACAAAAGATGAGTTTCCTTTGCCAAATTGATTTTCTTGCTTCCACTCAATTAACCCATAGCCACCATCATTGAAAATTATGGTGACAAAAGGTGTACCTACGCGTAAGGCTGTTTCTAATTCTTGAGAATTCATCATAAAGCCACCATCACCTGTTACAGCAACGACTTTGCGCTTAGGATGAACGAGTTTTGCTGCTAAAGCGCCAGGAATGGCAATACCCATAGCTGCGAAACCGTTGGAAATAATACAAGTATTGGGACTATGGCAATGATAATGACGGGCCATCCACATCTTATGTGCGCCAACATCAGAGATAACGATATCATCTGGGCCCATCACTTGCCGTAAGTCATAAATTAACTTTTGCGGCTTAATAGGAAATCCGTCATCATGGGCATACTGTTCATAATCAGCCCGAATATCTGACCTTAAGCTGATAGCAAAAGGATCGGGTTTACCTTGTCTATCTGCTAATTTTAAAATTTCATAGAGGGAATCTGAAATATCTCCCACCACTTCGGCGTTAGGAATATAACTACTATCAATTTCCGCCGGACTTACCCCAATATGCACAATCGGAATTTCACCATTCCGATTCCATTTTTTCGGGGAAAACTCAATCAAATCATAACCGATCGCAATTACTAAATCTGTGTTATCAAAACCACAGGTAATGAAGTCTCTTTGCTGTAATCCGACTGACCACAAAGCCAATTGATGTGTGTAGGGAATCACACCTTTACCCATAAAAGTATTGGCAACAGGTATATTCAGCAAGGTAGCAAATTGCGTGACAGCATCACTTGCTTGAGCGCGAATTGCCCCATTTCCGACTAAGATTAATGGGTTAACTGCTTGGCAAATTGCGGCTGCTGCTGCCCGAATGCTAGCAAAAGATGCATAAGTTTTTTCGCTATTATCCTTACGCAAAGGTTTGCCTTCGACAGGCATAGCAGCAATATTTTCTGGTAAATCGATGTGAACTGCACCGGGTTTTTCAGATTGCGATCGCTTAAATGCTTTCCGCACTACTTCTGGTGTAATACTTGGTCGCACAATCTGCTTATTCCACTTGGTAACAGGTGCAAACATTGCCACCAAATCTAAATATTGATGGGATTCGATGTGCATTCTATCTGTTCCCACTTGACCAGTAATTGCCACTAAAGGCGCACCATCGAGGTTAGCATCTGCTACCCCAGTCATCAAATTGGTTGCCCCAGGACCAAGAGTAGAAAGACACACCCCAGCTTTTCCGGTTAAGCGTCCGTAGACATCGGCCATGAATGCTGCGCCCTGTTCATGACGAGTTGTAATAAATTTAATGGAAGAATGTTTTAACGCTTCCAAAACATGCAGGTTTTCTTCGCCAGGGAGTCCAAAAATATATTGCACTCCTTCATTTTCTAGGCACTGCACCAATAATTCTGCTGTATTCATTTTATTTCCCGACAACTTTATTAACGAATAAGACTTTTGTTCTTTGTCATTAGTCATTTGTCCTTTGACCAATGACTAATGACTAATGACTAATCATTTAACCCACACGGTTTTAACATTGACAAACTCATGTATACCCTGGATACTCAATTCTCTGCCATATCCAGAACGCTTAGTACCACCAAAGGGCAACCGAGGATCGGATTTGACCATACTGTTGATAAATACGGCACCTACTTCGATTTCTGCAACTAAGCGATCGCATTCTTGGTCATTCGTTGTCCAAGCGCTTGCACCTAATCCAAAGGGACTGTCATTAGCGAGTTTAATGGCAGCATCGATATCAGGAACCCGGAATAACAAGGCTACTGGGCCAAAGAATTCTTCTTTTGCAATTGCTGCTTCCGGCGGGATATCTATGATAATCGTTGGCGGATAAAAGTTCCCTGGACGATCTGATAAAGGATGTCCGCCGATGAGGACTTTTCCACCACTTTTGGTAGCAGCTTGCACTTGTTGATCTAAATCCTGGAGAATACCAGGTGTTGCCAGTGGGCCTAAATCGGTATCCGGTTCCATAGGATCGCCTACTTTTAGCGCCTCGAATTTTTCTAAAAGCAATTTTTCAAATTGATCTGCGATCGCTTCTGCGACAATAAAACGTTTCGCTGCAATACATGATTGCCCGTTATTCAACATCCGTGCTGTAGTAGCTGTGACAACTGCTGTCTCTAAGTCAGCACTTTCTAACACAATAAATGGATCGCTTCCTCCCAATTCCAAAACTGTTTTTTTGATTTGTTTGCCGGCGGCGACAGCAAGGGATATGCCTGCTGGTTCGCTTCCTGTCAAAGTAGCGGCTTTTACGCGGTCATCAGCCATTAAATCGGCAACTTTGGCAGCACCTATTAATAAAGTTTGAAACGCACCTTCAGGAAAACCCGCGCGTCGGATAATATCTTCAATTGCCAAGGCACACTGCGGCACATTGGAAGCGTGTTTAAGTAAGCCGACATTTCCCGCCATTAATGCTGGTGCAGCAAACCGGAACACTTGCCAAAAGGGGAAATTCCACGGCATCACCGCGAGAATTGCACCCATTGGTTGATAACGTACAAAACTCTGGCTGGCATCAGTTTTTACACTGACATCAGCCAAAAAACTAGGGGCATGTTCGGCATAGTAGCGACAGACGACGGCGCATTTTTCGACTTCTGCGATCGCAGCTTTAAATGGCTTACCCATTTCTAGAGTCATTAACTTAGCAAATTCTGCTTTGTCTTGCTCTAAAATATCAGCAGCCTTTTGTAGCCATTGCGATCGCTCAGAAAAATCAGTCTGACGATACTTTTCAAAAGCCTGATTAGCCAAATCGAGTTTAGCGACAATTTCTGTATCATTGAGCGCCTCAAAGGTTTTGAGCGTCTCCCCAGTAGCGGGATTGATGGTAGCGATCGCCATTACCTGACCTCCCGTTTAAAAAAATAGCTTGACTGTTGGCTTCCTAGTGTTACACAGATCAATTCTGGAAGCTACACCCAAATTTTAGTCTTTTAAGCAAAAATTAGTCGCTTAGTATTACAATTTTGCAATTAGTTTTGAAACAAAATATACAACTAAACTATGTATTTTTTTGATAAATTGGTCATTAGTCATTTGCTTTTCCAATTCTCAATTCCCAATACTTAATTCCCAATAATTGTTGGCACTTGCTGCAAATTTGTCTGATAAACCTTGACTAATCGTTCAATACCTTTGAAACGATAGTCTCCCATTTCCTGGAAATCTTCAGGCAGTGAAAGCATTTTATGAGTGGCTTGACTAATTACACATTCACTAGGAGGACAAACTGCTTCCATCCGAGCCGCAAGATTAATCGTCGCGCCTAATGCCGTATAATCTACCCTTTGGGAACTACCGACATCTCCCACAACAGCCTTACCGCTATTGATAGCAATCCGTAATTGCAGGGGTTCGTGCCAAAAACCATTGGCATTTAAATGTTCGAGACGAGTGAGCATTCCTTTGGCAGCAGTAACAGCGCGATCGGCGTGATCTGCTTGCGGTTCTGGAGCGCCAAAAAATGCCATAATGCAATCACCAATATATTTATCTAAAGTGCCGCCGCAAGTAAACACTTCTTTTAGCATTTCTTCAAATAAATTATTTAATAGTTGAGCGATCGCAGTTGGTGTTAACCGTTCAGAAATTGCTGTAAAACCCACTAAATCTGCAAATAAGATACTGATTTCGCTCTCGGCTGGTGCTAAACGACCACCTGGTAATCCGCCTACAGATATCAACTGCTGCACAACTGCTGGAGAATGATAGCGTTCTAATCGGTGACGAATCATCTCTTCAGTTTTGAGTTTCTCTACCAATAGCCAACGCTGCACACTTGAAGCTACAAGGTTTGCTAAAGCCGAAAAAAAGCTGAGTTCTTCCTCGCCTTCATTTGCCCAATGGTAAGAAGAAAGATTGGCATCGGCATAGAGTACGCCGACAACTTTATTTTCATCCCATAAA
This window contains:
- the urtE gene encoding urea ABC transporter ATP-binding subunit UrtE; the encoded protein is MLKISNLNVYYGESHILRNVDLSVPSGQMVCLIGRNGVGKTTLLKTIMGLLKPRSGTINLAEDLINSKSPDQRAKLGIGYVPQGREIIPRLTVKENLLLGLEARKKPVKKAEIPEEVFSLFPVLKTMLARMGGDLSGGQQQQLAIARALMGEPQLLVLDEPTEGIQPSIILEIEAAVRRIVETTGISVLLVEQHLHFVRQADYYYAMQKGGIVASGSTSELSQDVIQRFLAV
- a CDS encoding cytochrome P450; this translates as MKTNQIPPGSFGLPVLGETLSFVFDRDFAKKRYRQYGPIFKTHLLGRPTVVMAGTEALEFVLSSHIENFSWREGWPDNFKTLLGESLFLQDGEEHRRNRRLMMPALHGPALANYFSTMEDITRGYLQKWEKKQEFTWFQEFKQLTFDIASQLLLGTRPGPECVRLSQLFTTLTNGLFAINPLPLPFTTFGKAIAARNQILEHLTQVVRERQQNPTQDTISLLIKAKDEDGNSLSEKEIIAQAVLLLFAGHETTTSMLTWLCTELARHPEVLEKARVEQLQLASQGDLDLEQLGKMPYLEQVLWEVERLHQPVGGGFRGVIKDFELNGYHVPTGWQLYYSIGVTHQIEEIYSEPELFDPDRFSPQRQEHKKYPFSLVGFGGGPRICIGIAFAKMEMKIVAAHLLRSYHWEILPNQSLEVVAVPTNRPKDGLRVRFQPR
- a CDS encoding ABC transporter permease, whose translation is MQRYLKVLRLFWGAAIASELEYRINFFVATLTSLGNLAGSLFGLFLFYRTGYTFSGWSWEAALTVLGIFTLLQGFSATFLASNLNRIVRHVQEGTLDFILLKPIRSQFWLSTHTLSPWGLPDLIFGSIIIGYAGKRLGVGINGYLLGVLPLLFSFVILYSLWFMLGSMSIWFVKIYNVTEVLRGFLEAGRYPIAAYPTAYRFFFTFVMPVAFLTTVPAQALLGRSEITWLIGAAILALALFFASTWFWRFALRFYTSASS
- a CDS encoding DedA family protein, which codes for MHLNLPDLITKIGYFGVWAIIFAESGLLIGFFLPGDSLLFTAGFLASLPKSGFNIWVLIFGAFVCAVLGDNVGYATGHKFGRKLFQKEDSWLFHKKHLVKTQDFYHKHGKKTLVLARFTPIIRTFAPIVAGLGAMHYRTFMSYNLIGGFLWTFGITLLGFFLGKSLPPEQVDKYLLPIIGAIIVISLMPSMIHVIQENRANKS
- a CDS encoding acetolactate synthase large subunit, encoding MNTAELLVQCLENEGVQYIFGLPGEENLHVLEALKHSSIKFITTRHEQGAAFMADVYGRLTGKAGVCLSTLGPGATNLMTGVADANLDGAPLVAITGQVGTDRMHIESHQYLDLVAMFAPVTKWNKQIVRPSITPEVVRKAFKRSQSEKPGAVHIDLPENIAAMPVEGKPLRKDNSEKTYASFASIRAAAAAICQAVNPLILVGNGAIRAQASDAVTQFATLLNIPVANTFMGKGVIPYTHQLALWSVGLQQRDFITCGFDNTDLVIAIGYDLIEFSPKKWNRNGEIPIVHIGVSPAEIDSSYIPNAEVVGDISDSLYEILKLADRQGKPDPFAISLRSDIRADYEQYAHDDGFPIKPQKLIYDLRQVMGPDDIVISDVGAHKMWMARHYHCHSPNTCIISNGFAAMGIAIPGALAAKLVHPKRKVVAVTGDGGFMMNSQELETALRVGTPFVTIIFNDGGYGLIEWKQENQFGKGNSSFVHFSNPDFVKYAESMGLKGYRVESALDLIPTLKEALAQDVPAVIDCPVDYRENHRFSQKAGELSCTV
- a CDS encoding NAD-dependent succinate-semialdehyde dehydrogenase, which encodes MAIATINPATGETLKTFEALNDTEIVAKLDLANQAFEKYRQTDFSERSQWLQKAADILEQDKAEFAKLMTLEMGKPFKAAIAEVEKCAVVCRYYAEHAPSFLADVSVKTDASQSFVRYQPMGAILAVMPWNFPFWQVFRFAAPALMAGNVGLLKHASNVPQCALAIEDIIRRAGFPEGAFQTLLIGAAKVADLMADDRVKAATLTGSEPAGISLAVAAGKQIKKTVLELGGSDPFIVLESADLETAVVTATTARMLNNGQSCIAAKRFIVAEAIADQFEKLLLEKFEALKVGDPMEPDTDLGPLATPGILQDLDQQVQAATKSGGKVLIGGHPLSDRPGNFYPPTIIIDIPPEAAIAKEEFFGPVALLFRVPDIDAAIKLANDSPFGLGASAWTTNDQECDRLVAEIEVGAVFINSMVKSDPRLPFGGTKRSGYGRELSIQGIHEFVNVKTVWVK
- a CDS encoding adenylate/guanylate cyclase domain-containing protein gives rise to the protein MTELTLRLKEGDTETTIAVDQGIFTIGRLPECNLYLPFAGVSRNHARLVKTADSVWTIEDLGSKNGTQVNKYLINCPQELHHGDIVWLGNVSLVVMLTSAVAQSIPEYHASSENNEQRTILHNVEQLQQQWIAADSKDGNISNKDKTIARLKDLVDIAKNLCAAASIEEIFSQVQQVVFRYLDSIDRLALLIDVNGCGQLELVNAATRNISQQKHLPSDGSWISRSICQKVFDEKVVIQTADTHQDERFASEQSILVKGIRSAMAVPLWDENKVVGVLYADANLSSYHWANEGEEELSFFSALANLVASSVQRWLLVEKLKTEEMIRHRLERYHSPAVVQQLISVGGLPGGRLAPAESEISILFADLVGFTAISERLTPTAIAQLLNNLFEEMLKEVFTCGGTLDKYIGDCIMAFFGAPEPQADHADRAVTAAKGMLTRLEHLNANGFWHEPLQLRIAINSGKAVVGDVGSSQRVDYTALGATINLAARMEAVCPPSECVISQATHKMLSLPEDFQEMGDYRFKGIERLVKVYQTNLQQVPTIIGN